A stretch of Grus americana isolate bGruAme1 chromosome 24, bGruAme1.mat, whole genome shotgun sequence DNA encodes these proteins:
- the VSIG10L2 gene encoding V-set and immunoglobulin domain-containing protein 10-like 2 — translation MEHGHTTPPRWRGLWILWLLPVLARGQLLAAEEAAYEEQMVTGVRGRAVELSCGPAASAPPAVVFWSFTALGSGPPRAVAVGSGREAAVAAGAGMLGRVTLRNGTLELRELRAAAQGRFLCQGLFPEPGRLRVSYAAVLLRVLVPVSKPFVRPTAAAVAEGTAVALTCSVREGTEPLSFSWQHREPRGGPSASPVGLGGSGAELRLMPANRSHAGWYACTVRNEVNNRTSEPVYLDIVYGPDEPAISVEPFSPEQGGFSAGEREDVVLSCLAPSNPPSRYVWLHNGSQVHTGQTYVIAAIARTQAGTYTCLAENTHLHTRTQATIVLTVYYPPAGSPSCSALATGDLRDVALRCRWLGGFPPARLRWVGPGPPEEEEEEEEEDGVTGLSFSMAASIQPGAATRNGSSFSCLASHPALPRGAACGTTLWVPAGGPSCMAAATKSDEYVMLRCWWEGGTPPVTLRWRDGGGRALGDPAPSAAVLVLSADGSLGGRDFVCVATHPLWTAGAECRLRLEVPELEAERREVAVLEGGEARLACRRRGGGADLGARVVWYDPKAREVTPELAKYRLEREEAWVNLTVRDAEWPGDSGIYHCAAANAVGTASLPVRLRVDRYPAPPNVTISKLRYTRARTEVRLEWRTQGAGNLTGFVVQRRQAKKTHRRAPGPWETAAGDIEPHSRDRRVGGLDPAVVYAFRVLAVNHRTAGHPSEVQTPAEPPFEAYPAVTGAAVAGMLVATTASLLAVRWVARHQDTLPRLHDLLFHTAGPGAQEPVDTPEETETAANSEEGAAPGDAAAPGTAAELRSAPLDVTDEPPVNVTITVTATP, via the exons ATGGAGCACGGCCACACAACGCCGCCGCGTTGGAGGGGGCTCTGGATCCTCTGGCTGCTGCCGGTGCTGGCGAGGG GTCAGCTGCTGGCGGCTGAGGAGGCGGCTTACGAGGAGCAGATGGTGACGGGGGTACGGGGCCGGGCGGTGGAGCTGAGCTGTGGGCCGGCAGCATCGGCGCCGCCAGCCGTGGTCTTCTGGAGCTTCACGGCACTGGGCTCGGGGCCGCCGCGGGCAGTGGCCGTGGGCTCGGgccgggaggcggcggtggccGCCGGTGCGGGGATGCTGGGCCGGGTGACCCTGCGCAACGGGACGCTGGAGCTGCGGGAGCTGCGGGCGGCTGCCCAGGGCCGCTTCCTCTGCCAGGGGCTCTTCCCCGAGCCGGGACGGCTCCGCGTCAGCTACGCCGCCGTCCTCCTGCGCGTCCTGG TGCCCGTCTCCAAGCCTTTCGTGCGGCCGACGGCGGCGGCAGTGGCGGAGGGGACGGCAGTGGCCCTGACGTGTTCTGTgcgggaggggacagagccgCTGAGCTTCTCCTGGCAGCACCGGGAACCCCGGGGTGGTCCCTCAGCATcccctgtggggctggggggctccgGGGCAGAGCTGCGCCTGATGCCCGCCAACCGCAGCCACGCTGGCTGGTACGCCTGCACCGTGCGCAACGAGGTCAACAACCGCACCAGCGAGCCTGTCTACCTCGACATCGTCT ACGGTCCCGATGAGCCGGCCATCAGCGTGGAGCCCTTCTCCCCCGAGCAGGGGGGGTTCTCAGCGGGCGAGCGGGAGGacgtggtgctgagctgcctggCGCCCTCCAACCCCCCCAGCCGCTACGTCTGGCTCCACAATGGCTCCCAGGTCCACACTGGCCAGACCTACGTCATCGCTGCTATCGCCCGCACCCAGGCGGGCACCTACACCTGCCTGGCCGAGAACACCCACCTCCACACCCGCACCCAGGCCACCATCGTCCTCACCGTCTACT ATCCACCAGCTGGGagccccagctgctctgccctggccaCCGGTGACCTGCGGGACGTGGCCCTGCGGTGCCGCTGGCTGGGGGGGTTCCCACCAGCACGGCTGCGCTGGGTGGGCCCCGGGCCacccgaggaggaggaggaagaggaggaggaagatggggTGACGGGGTTGAGTTTTTCCATGGCCGCCAGCATccagccaggggcagccaccaGGAACGGCAGCTCCTTCTCCTGCCTGGCCTCCCATCCAGCGCTGCCGCGGGGGGCTGCATGCGGGACCACCCTGT GGGTCCCGGCCGGCGGCCCCTCCTGCATGGCGGCGGCCACCAAGAGTGACGAGTACGTGATGCTGCGGTGCTGGTGGGAGGGGGGGACGCCGCCGGTCACCCTGCGCTGGCGGGACGGCGGGGGTCGGGCCTTGGGTGACCCCGCGCCCTCCGCCGCCGTCCTGGTGCTGAGTGCCGACGGCAGCTTGGGGGGCCGGGATTTTGTCTGCGTGGCCACCCACCCGCTATGGACTGCCGGCGCCGAGTGCCGCCTGCGGTTGG AGGTGCCcgagctggaggcagagaggcGTGAGGTGGCGGTGCTGGAGGGCGGCGAGGCGCGGTTGGCGTGCCGGCGACGCGGCGGTGGCGCCGATCTCGGTGCCAGGGTGGTTTGGTACGACCCTAAGGCGCGGGAGGTGACGCCGGAGTTGGCCAAGTACCGGTTGGAGCGGGAAGAAGCGTGGGTCAACCTCACCGTCCGGGATGCCGAGTGGCCGGGGGACAGCGGGATCTACCACTGCGCCGCGGCCAACGCCGTTGGCACCGCCAGCCTCCCCGTCCGCCTCCGCGTGGACC GGTACCCGGCCCCCCCCAACGTCACCATCAGCAAGCTGCGGTACACGCGGGCGCGCACCGAGGTGCGGCTGGAGTGGCGGACGCAGGGTGCCGGCAACCTCACCGGTTTCGTGGTACAGCGGCGCCAAGCCAAGAAAACTCACCGGCGGGCGCCCGGCCCCTGGGAAACGGCCGCCGGCGACATCGAGCCCCACTCCCGCGATCGGCGCGTGGGGGGGCTGGACCCAGCCGTGGTCTATGCTTTCCGCGTCCTGGCCGTCAACCACCGGACGGCTGGGCACCCCTCGGAGGTGCAGACACCAG CCGAGCCCCCCTTCGAGGCCTACCCGGCAGTGACGGGGGCGGCGGTGGCAGGGATGCTGGTGGCCACCACGGCGTCGCTCCTGGCCGTGCGATGGGTTGCCCGCCACCAGGACACCCTCCCGC ggctgcacgACCTGCTCTTCCACAC GGCCGGTCCCGGCGCCCAGGAGCCCGTCGACACACCGGAGGAGACTGAAACAGCTGCAAACAGCGAGGAGGGAGCAGCACCGGGCGATGCGGCTGCCCCCGGCACAGCAGCAG AGCTGCGGTCAGCACCGCTGGACGTCACCGACGAGCCACCGGTTAACGTCACCATCACCGTGACGGCAACACCGTGA